Proteins co-encoded in one Verrucomicrobiia bacterium genomic window:
- a CDS encoding AAA family ATPase: MTIQSSLPSPEEFRRQMEEMLRRAFPGGPPTAGAPEAEPEAGGAAAAEQAASEFNFTLKPREVKAYLDRFVIKQDEAKKVLSVALCDHYNHVRLALQGRAHPNYTKQNIILLGPTGVGKTYLIRCAAELIGVPFVKADATKFSETGYVGGDVEDMVRELLRRADGDVRRAQYGIIYIDEIDKIASVPTATGRDVSGRGVQTNLLKLMEETEVPARSPQDIAGQIQAMMELTRHGRRSASTINTKHILFIVSGAFPGLDTIIKRRLREATIGFAAGVAVKDEDPFTQVTTRDFVEYGFEPEFIGRLPVRVVCQPLEVEDLFNILKNSEGSIIRQYEQDFGAYGIEVLFQEDGLRRIAELAAEEKTGARGLMTVCERTFRNFKFELPSLPIRRLVVTRELVDHPVVDPELLARAQAEQEHAMLRQVVQEFARRFQESFKMTLEFTPAAIEALIAEARAQNVPVRDLCATKFKDFQFGLKLIATNTGQTRFTLDVPEIKDPQKTLSDWVVASYRQTTGESTPPPDQPAPQT, translated from the coding sequence ATGACCATCCAAAGTTCCCTGCCTTCGCCGGAGGAGTTCCGGCGGCAGATGGAAGAAATGTTGCGACGGGCCTTCCCCGGCGGCCCTCCCACCGCCGGCGCGCCGGAGGCTGAACCGGAGGCCGGCGGCGCTGCCGCCGCCGAGCAGGCGGCGAGTGAATTTAATTTCACCCTCAAACCGCGCGAGGTGAAGGCCTACCTGGACCGCTTCGTCATCAAACAGGACGAGGCCAAAAAGGTCCTCAGCGTGGCGCTCTGCGATCACTACAACCACGTGCGGCTCGCCCTGCAGGGACGCGCCCACCCCAACTACACCAAGCAGAACATCATCCTCCTCGGCCCCACAGGCGTCGGCAAAACTTATCTCATCCGCTGCGCCGCCGAGCTGATCGGCGTCCCCTTCGTCAAGGCCGATGCCACCAAATTCTCGGAAACCGGCTACGTCGGCGGCGATGTGGAGGACATGGTCCGCGAGCTCCTCCGCCGGGCCGATGGCGATGTCCGCCGCGCCCAGTATGGCATCATTTACATTGATGAAATTGATAAAATTGCCAGCGTCCCCACCGCCACCGGCCGCGATGTCAGCGGCCGCGGCGTCCAGACCAACTTGCTCAAGCTGATGGAGGAAACCGAAGTCCCCGCCCGCTCCCCCCAGGACATCGCCGGCCAAATCCAGGCCATGATGGAGCTGACCCGCCATGGCCGGCGCTCCGCCAGCACCATCAACACCAAACACATCCTCTTCATCGTCAGCGGCGCCTTTCCCGGACTTGACACCATCATCAAACGCCGGCTGCGCGAGGCCACCATCGGCTTTGCCGCCGGCGTGGCCGTCAAGGACGAAGACCCCTTCACCCAGGTCACCACGCGCGATTTTGTGGAGTACGGCTTCGAGCCCGAGTTCATCGGCCGCCTCCCCGTCCGCGTCGTCTGCCAGCCCCTCGAGGTGGAGGACCTGTTCAACATCTTGAAAAACTCCGAAGGCAGTATCATCCGCCAGTACGAACAGGACTTCGGCGCCTACGGCATCGAAGTGCTCTTTCAGGAGGATGGCCTCCGCCGCATCGCCGAGCTGGCGGCCGAGGAAAAAACCGGCGCGCGCGGCCTGATGACCGTCTGCGAGCGGACCTTCCGCAATTTCAAATTCGAGCTGCCCTCCCTCCCCATCAGGCGGCTGGTGGTCACCCGCGAGCTCGTGGACCACCCCGTCGTGGACCCCGAACTCCTCGCCCGCGCCCAGGCGGAGCAGGAGCACGCCATGCTCCGCCAGGTGGTCCAGGAATTCGCCCGGCGATTCCAGGAAAGTTTCAAGATGACCCTGGAGTTTACCCCCGCGGCGATCGAGGCGCTCATTGCTGAGGCGCGCGCGCAAAACGTCCCCGTCCGCGACCTCTGCGCCACCAAATTCAAGGATTTTCAATTCGGCCTCAAACTCATCGCCACCAACACCGGCCAGACCCGCTTCACCCTGGACGTGCCCGAAATCAAGGACCCCCAGAAAACCTTGAGCGATTGGGTGGTGGCCAGTTATCGCCAAACCACGGGCGAGAGCACCCCTCCGCCCGACCAGCCGGCGCCCCAGACATGA
- a CDS encoding glycosyltransferase family 4 protein codes for MKILLLNQTFPPDTVSTAQHLSDLARSLQSHGHQITVLTSRRAYDSPEKLFPKEEQWHGIQIYRVAGTGLGKSARWKRALDFASFLTACTLRVIFLPRQDAIIALTSPPLISVLGAGMARFWRAKFIYWVMDLNPDEAIAAGWLRPASAAAKFLEALSRFSLKSAHRVVALDRFMRDRILAKGIPTERVIVIPPWSHDDQVHFDPAGRAQFRAQHGLDDKFVVMYSGNHSPCHPLDTLLQAALKINQLGANDSASQFLKRIQFVFVGGGSEFKKVQAFAREHRLDNITSLPYQPLERLSASLSAADLQVVIMGEPFVGLVHPCKIYNLLRLGLPILYLGPATSHITDLYQGPAANHLPPLHRLAHGDVDGLLSLLQKLASAQPQAAAPTALPSGPAVFQSQSSCLQRFLALLS; via the coding sequence ATGAAAATATTGCTATTAAATCAGACTTTTCCCCCTGATACTGTTTCTACTGCACAGCACCTGTCCGACTTGGCTCGCTCCCTGCAATCTCACGGACATCAAATCACCGTCCTCACCAGCCGGCGCGCCTATGATTCTCCTGAGAAACTATTCCCCAAAGAAGAACAATGGCACGGCATCCAAATATACCGTGTCGCAGGCACCGGTTTGGGAAAGAGTGCCCGGTGGAAAAGAGCTTTGGACTTTGCCTCGTTTCTCACCGCCTGCACCTTGCGCGTTATATTCCTGCCGCGGCAGGATGCCATCATCGCCCTGACCAGTCCGCCACTCATTTCTGTCTTGGGGGCCGGGATGGCCCGTTTCTGGAGGGCCAAGTTTATTTATTGGGTCATGGACCTCAATCCTGATGAAGCGATCGCGGCGGGCTGGCTTCGCCCTGCCTCTGCAGCCGCCAAGTTTTTGGAGGCCCTCTCTCGTTTCAGCCTTAAATCCGCCCACCGAGTTGTGGCCCTGGATCGTTTCATGCGCGACCGCATTTTGGCCAAAGGCATCCCCACCGAGCGCGTAATCGTCATTCCTCCTTGGTCACATGACGATCAAGTTCACTTTGATCCCGCCGGCCGTGCCCAATTTCGCGCCCAGCACGGCTTGGACGATAAATTTGTGGTGATGTACTCGGGCAACCACAGCCCGTGTCATCCGCTCGATACTCTTCTGCAGGCCGCACTCAAAATCAACCAGCTTGGCGCCAACGATTCCGCATCTCAGTTCCTCAAGCGCATCCAATTTGTCTTTGTCGGCGGTGGCTCCGAATTCAAAAAAGTCCAGGCTTTTGCCCGAGAGCATCGTCTGGACAATATTACCTCTCTTCCTTACCAGCCCTTGGAGCGCCTCTCGGCCAGTTTATCCGCGGCTGATTTGCAGGTGGTGATCATGGGCGAGCCTTTTGTCGGGCTCGTCCATCCTTGCAAAATCTATAATTTGCTACGTCTCGGTTTGCCCATCCTTTACCTCGGCCCGGCCACCTCCCACATCACTGACCTTTACCAAGGCCCAGCGGCCAACCACCTTCCGCCCCTGCATCGCCTGGCCCACGGCGACGTGGACGGTCTCCTCAGTCTATTGCAGAAGCTGGCCTCCGCCCAGCCACAAGCGGCGGCCCCAACCGCCCTGCCGTCCGGCCCCGCGGTCTTCCAATCCCAGTCCTCCTGCCTCCAGCGCTTTCTGGCGCTGCTTTCCTGA
- a CDS encoding aldo/keto reductase — protein sequence MTSPTTFCSGHGTSRRSFLKTTVVGAGLAASAPLWLKAADPKPITVKSHADLVTIGNTGVKVSFLAQGTGYNGGARMSDHTRMGKDAFDRLLRYDLDHGISFIDTADLYGTHTYIRDTIRRLPRDKYALLTKIWPRTEYWNLASGGAVQEVDRFRKELGTDYLDVCLIHCLLNDKWVQEYARIRDELAELKQKKVVRAVGVSCHHFGALKIAASDPWVDVIFARINHKGSVMDASVEEVAPVLKQARANGKFVVGMKIYGAGQFTKGEDKDASLRYVIQNALVDAMTLGMRKTEETDETITRLNAVLKS from the coding sequence ATGACCTCGCCAACGACTTTTTGCTCGGGACATGGCACTTCGCGCCGTAGTTTTCTCAAGACCACCGTGGTCGGCGCCGGCCTGGCGGCCAGCGCACCCCTCTGGTTGAAGGCGGCAGACCCCAAACCCATCACCGTCAAGTCCCATGCCGACCTGGTCACCATCGGCAACACGGGCGTGAAGGTTTCCTTCCTGGCCCAGGGCACCGGCTACAACGGTGGCGCGCGCATGTCCGATCACACCCGCATGGGCAAGGACGCTTTCGACCGCCTCCTCCGCTATGACCTCGACCACGGCATCAGTTTCATTGACACGGCCGACCTCTACGGCACCCACACCTACATCCGCGACACCATCCGCCGCCTGCCCCGCGACAAGTACGCCCTCCTCACCAAAATCTGGCCCCGCACCGAGTACTGGAACCTCGCCAGTGGCGGCGCTGTCCAGGAAGTGGACCGCTTCCGCAAGGAGCTGGGCACCGACTACCTCGACGTCTGCCTCATCCACTGCCTCCTCAACGACAAGTGGGTGCAGGAATACGCGCGCATCCGTGACGAGCTGGCCGAACTGAAACAAAAAAAGGTGGTCCGGGCTGTGGGCGTCTCGTGCCATCATTTCGGCGCCCTCAAAATCGCCGCCAGCGATCCCTGGGTGGACGTCATCTTTGCCCGCATCAACCACAAAGGCAGCGTTATGGATGCCTCGGTGGAGGAAGTCGCCCCCGTCCTCAAACAGGCCCGCGCCAATGGCAAGTTTGTCGTCGGCATGAAGATCTACGGCGCCGGCCAGTTCACCAAGGGCGAGGACAAGGACGCCTCCCTGCGTTACGTCATCCAAAACGCGCTGGTGGACGCCATGACCCTCGGCATGCGCAAAACCGAGGAAACCGACGAAACCATCACCCGGCTGAATGCCGTTTTGAAGTCCTGA
- the infC gene encoding translation initiation factor IF-3 yields the protein MSQPRPHHSSGSSHSFIRINGKIRAREVRVIGDDNKQLGVFPLGDALRMARERGVDLVEISPNANPPVCRLVDYGKYRYEQEKKEKEQRKHQHANKMKEVQLSATIDPHDFKVKLRHAIDFLCDDMKVKVTLRFRGREMAHQEIGMQQVDKFVQELRPWGQADYTPKLAGRNVHVTISPLPKNKRAKHPDEAEAQPAGGPPGGSPKAAAAERPAGAAPGARGEPPASVPAAQAAQAGGFGNNPFSQLEIKS from the coding sequence TTGAGCCAGCCACGCCCTCATCATTCTTCCGGGTCGTCGCATTCCTTCATCAGGATCAATGGCAAAATCCGTGCCCGCGAAGTCCGGGTGATTGGCGACGACAATAAACAGTTGGGTGTTTTTCCCCTGGGTGATGCCCTCCGCATGGCGCGCGAGCGCGGGGTGGATTTGGTGGAGATCTCGCCCAATGCGAATCCTCCCGTCTGCCGGCTGGTGGATTATGGCAAATACCGCTACGAGCAGGAGAAGAAGGAGAAGGAGCAGCGGAAACACCAGCATGCGAACAAGATGAAGGAGGTGCAGCTCAGCGCGACGATTGACCCGCACGATTTCAAGGTCAAGCTGCGCCATGCGATTGATTTCCTGTGTGACGATATGAAGGTGAAGGTGACGCTGCGCTTTCGCGGGCGGGAGATGGCCCACCAGGAGATCGGCATGCAGCAGGTGGACAAGTTTGTGCAGGAGCTGCGGCCGTGGGGACAGGCTGATTATACGCCCAAGCTGGCGGGGCGGAATGTGCATGTGACGATCAGTCCCCTGCCCAAGAACAAGCGGGCGAAACACCCGGATGAGGCCGAGGCCCAACCCGCGGGCGGGCCGCCGGGTGGCAGCCCGAAAGCTGCGGCGGCCGAGCGTCCCGCCGGTGCTGCGCCAGGCGCACGTGGGGAGCCGCCAGCCTCTGTGCCGGCTGCACAGGCTGCGCAGGCTGGCGGTTTTGGCAACAATCCGTTTTCGCAACTGGAGATCAAATCGTAA
- a CDS encoding glycosyltransferase family 2 protein, whose translation MLSVLIPTFNEERNIGECIDTVKWADEIVVVDSHSLDKTAEIAQAKGARVIQFKWDGRYPKKKNWALANVNWRNEWVLILDADERITQDLGKEIKEKIANPDHDGYFINRRFIFMGQWIRHCGYYPSWNLRLFKHQLGRYEKVDVGDAGSGDNEVHEHVVLRGTAGYLKKDMLHFAYPDIHTWIEKHNRYSSWEAAIEVQGQCHQENILGDKQKSRRRLRLWSRHLPFRPALRFCYSYFLQLGILDGMVGWRFCRLLAMYERMIVFKVKEKKTYPHKIHLIP comes from the coding sequence ATGCTCTCAGTTCTAATACCCACCTTCAATGAAGAAAGGAACATAGGTGAATGCATTGACACTGTCAAATGGGCGGACGAAATCGTTGTTGTGGATTCACACTCCCTGGATAAAACTGCAGAAATAGCCCAGGCCAAAGGTGCGAGAGTTATTCAGTTCAAATGGGATGGCCGCTACCCGAAAAAGAAAAACTGGGCCCTGGCCAACGTCAATTGGCGCAACGAATGGGTACTCATTTTAGACGCGGATGAAAGGATAACCCAAGATCTTGGCAAAGAAATTAAAGAGAAAATCGCCAACCCTGACCATGATGGATATTTCATTAACCGCCGGTTTATATTCATGGGGCAGTGGATTCGTCATTGTGGCTATTATCCAAGCTGGAACCTAAGGCTCTTCAAGCACCAACTGGGCCGCTATGAAAAGGTGGACGTAGGTGATGCAGGCAGCGGCGACAATGAAGTCCATGAACATGTCGTCCTCAGGGGAACGGCCGGTTACCTTAAGAAGGACATGCTCCATTTTGCCTATCCGGATATTCACACATGGATCGAAAAACATAACCGTTATTCCAGTTGGGAGGCCGCCATTGAAGTCCAAGGGCAATGCCATCAGGAGAATATTCTTGGGGACAAGCAAAAAAGTCGGCGCAGGCTTCGCCTTTGGTCGCGGCATCTTCCTTTTCGTCCGGCTTTGAGGTTCTGTTACAGCTACTTTTTGCAACTTGGAATCTTGGATGGTATGGTAGGATGGCGTTTCTGCCGACTGCTGGCCATGTACGAGCGGATGATTGTCTTCAAAGTCAAGGAGAAGAAAACATATCCCCATAAAATCCACCTTATTCCCTAG
- a CDS encoding PQQ-binding-like beta-propeller repeat protein gives MKRPYHLLLATGAFALAVQLHAANWPQWRGPEFNGSSPERNLPTQWSKTNNVKWVADLPGVSAATPAVWDNHVFLTAAVRATRELMAIAVDRRTGKILWQRKVSDGFGQDNRSTYASPSPLTDGKTVWFFFGNGELAAFDFNGNKLWSRNIQQDYGAFAFLWTFSSSPLLYNGRLYLQVLQRDVPVNGRGRSDGPNESYLLALNPATGKELWRHVRPSEAREESREAFSTPIPHTHAGRTEILIVGGDCISGHDPATGKEFWRWGTWNPQRITHWRLVPSPVAAEGVALACAPKGGPVIAVKLGRNGVLSDNDIAWQSTDRAVSTDVSTPLYYQRRFYVLNSDRRTLSCIEPLTGKVLWTGDLGGRSKIEASPTGADGKIYVMNHTGEVFVVAAGDSFNPLATIPMGGEAEDRDLRSSIVPAYGNLFIRTGAKLYCIGK, from the coding sequence ATGAAACGCCCTTATCACCTTCTTCTCGCCACCGGCGCGTTTGCGCTGGCTGTCCAACTTCACGCTGCCAACTGGCCCCAATGGCGCGGCCCGGAGTTCAACGGCAGCTCGCCCGAGCGCAACCTGCCCACCCAATGGAGCAAAACGAATAACGTCAAATGGGTGGCCGACCTGCCCGGCGTTTCTGCAGCCACGCCCGCAGTGTGGGACAACCACGTCTTCCTCACCGCGGCGGTACGTGCCACCCGCGAACTCATGGCCATCGCCGTGGATCGTCGCACCGGCAAGATCCTCTGGCAGCGCAAAGTCAGCGACGGCTTCGGCCAGGACAATCGCAGCACCTATGCCTCCCCCTCGCCGTTGACCGACGGCAAAACCGTCTGGTTCTTCTTTGGCAACGGCGAACTCGCCGCCTTCGATTTCAACGGCAACAAACTCTGGTCCCGCAACATCCAGCAGGACTACGGCGCTTTTGCCTTCTTGTGGACTTTTTCCAGCAGCCCGCTGCTCTACAACGGCCGGCTTTACCTCCAGGTCTTGCAGCGGGATGTCCCCGTCAACGGCCGCGGCCGCAGCGACGGCCCCAACGAATCCTATCTGCTGGCCCTTAACCCGGCCACCGGCAAAGAGCTGTGGCGCCACGTCCGCCCCAGCGAGGCGCGGGAAGAATCCCGCGAGGCCTTCAGCACGCCCATCCCCCACACCCACGCCGGCCGCACCGAGATTCTGATTGTGGGCGGCGACTGCATCAGCGGCCACGACCCCGCCACCGGCAAGGAGTTCTGGCGCTGGGGCACCTGGAATCCCCAACGCATCACCCACTGGCGGCTGGTTCCCTCCCCGGTGGCCGCAGAAGGGGTGGCCCTGGCCTGTGCGCCCAAGGGCGGGCCGGTGATCGCCGTCAAACTCGGCCGCAACGGCGTGCTCAGCGACAACGACATCGCCTGGCAAAGCACCGATCGCGCCGTGTCCACCGATGTCTCCACCCCCCTCTACTATCAGCGCCGTTTTTACGTCCTCAACAGTGATCGCCGCACCTTGAGTTGTATTGAGCCGCTCACCGGCAAAGTGCTCTGGACCGGCGATCTGGGCGGCCGCAGCAAAATCGAAGCCTCCCCCACCGGCGCCGACGGCAAAATCTATGTCATGAACCACACCGGCGAGGTCTTTGTCGTGGCCGCAGGCGACTCCTTCAACCCGCTCGCCACCATCCCCATGGGCGGGGAAGCGGAGGACCGCGACCTGCGTTCCTCCATCGTTCCCGCCTACGGCAACCTCTTCATCCGCACCGGCGCTAAATTATATTGCATCGGCAAATAG
- a CDS encoding NUDIX hydrolase, translating to MIQPWPVQHSKFLGNFRVFNLHAETKTSPLDGREHEFIVLQCPDWVNVVAVTPDDQILLVEQFRHGSKTIEWEIPGGVMDPSDSSPLAAGLRELREETGYEGEQARIIGQVFPNPAIMTNTCHTILVERCHPRHPTRFDPCEDLRTHLVPVAEIPALVAAGRIRHSLVVAALFHYELYRRGQAGPH from the coding sequence ATGATTCAACCCTGGCCGGTGCAACATTCCAAATTCCTGGGCAACTTCCGCGTGTTCAACCTCCACGCCGAAACCAAAACCTCCCCGCTCGATGGCCGTGAGCACGAGTTTATCGTCCTGCAATGCCCGGACTGGGTCAACGTCGTGGCCGTCACGCCCGACGACCAGATCCTCCTGGTCGAGCAATTCCGCCACGGCTCCAAAACCATCGAATGGGAAATCCCCGGCGGCGTCATGGACCCTTCCGACAGCTCCCCGCTGGCCGCGGGCCTGCGCGAGCTGCGCGAGGAAACAGGCTACGAAGGCGAGCAGGCCCGCATCATTGGGCAGGTCTTCCCCAATCCCGCCATCATGACCAACACCTGCCACACCATCCTGGTGGAGCGCTGCCATCCCCGGCATCCCACCCGCTTCGATCCCTGCGAAGACCTGCGCACCCACCTCGTGCCCGTCGCGGAAATCCCCGCCCTCGTGGCGGCCGGACGCATCCGCCATTCCCTCGTGGTGGCGGCCCTCTTTCATTATGAATTGTACCGCCGCGGCCAGGCCGGGCCCCATTGA
- a CDS encoding YdcF family protein yields the protein MIRRCIRRLPFLFAALAAVLAWPAYENAAGILSAENACCQAQAIIVLGGGTPERQIKAIELYKQGVAPLVISSGDGEPETAIYIYLYQGVPKNALLLETKSKSTWHNAKYTVPMLRERGITNVILVTSWFHSRRAQWTFQQTAPEISFHSCPTYWGVKRDLWKPCGLKRYVGMEFIKTPLYWLRGWLGL from the coding sequence GTGATTCGACGCTGCATCCGACGCCTTCCATTTTTATTTGCCGCCCTTGCGGCTGTGCTTGCCTGGCCGGCCTATGAGAACGCGGCAGGCATATTGAGTGCCGAAAATGCATGTTGCCAGGCTCAAGCAATTATCGTCCTGGGCGGGGGCACGCCGGAAAGACAAATTAAAGCCATCGAACTATATAAACAGGGCGTGGCGCCATTGGTTATTTCCTCGGGTGATGGTGAGCCGGAAACTGCCATTTATATTTACTTGTATCAAGGTGTGCCGAAAAACGCACTGCTCTTGGAGACAAAATCCAAAAGTACATGGCACAACGCCAAATATACCGTTCCCATGCTTCGGGAGCGTGGCATTACCAATGTCATCCTTGTTACCTCCTGGTTTCACTCTAGAAGAGCCCAGTGGACTTTCCAACAGACCGCCCCGGAAATATCTTTCCATTCATGCCCCACTTACTGGGGAGTCAAACGTGACTTGTGGAAGCCCTGCGGCCTCAAAAGATACGTGGGCATGGAATTCATCAAGACCCCGTTATATTGGTTACGCGGTTGGCTAGGATTATAA